A stretch of Streptococcus chenjunshii DNA encodes these proteins:
- the secG gene encoding preprotein translocase subunit SecG: MYQLLLTALLVLSVIIVIAIFMQPQKNPSSNVFDSSGSEALFERTKARGFEAFMQRFTAVLVFFWLLIALLLAILSSR; this comes from the coding sequence ATGTATCAGTTATTACTTACAGCCTTGCTTGTCTTATCTGTTATTATTGTCATTGCTATCTTTATGCAGCCGCAAAAAAATCCCAGCAGCAATGTTTTTGACAGCAGCGGTTCTGAAGCGCTGTTTGAACGGACTAAGGCGCGTGGCTTTGAGGCATTTATGCAGCGTTTTACCGCTGTTTTGGTTTTCTTCTGGCTCTTGATTGCGCTTCTTCTGGCTATTTTGTCAAGCCGTTAG
- the rpmG gene encoding 50S ribosomal protein L33, with the protein MRIKIHLKCSQCGHENYLTSKNKTTHPEKIQVLKYCPKERKVTLHIES; encoded by the coding sequence GTGAGAATTAAAATTCATTTAAAATGCAGCCAATGCGGTCATGAAAACTATCTGACCAGTAAAAATAAAACGACCCATCCTGAGAAGATACAGGTGCTTAAATACTGCCCTAAAGAGAGAAAAGTTACCCTGCATATTGAATCTTAA
- a CDS encoding multidrug efflux MFS transporter, whose amino-acid sequence MAWLGNFFTGASFSLVMPFMALYVENLGVPKDQVEWYTGLAVSLSALASALVAPVWGRLADRYGRKPMMIRASLVMTFTMGGLAFVPNVLLLLLLRLLNGIFAGYVPNATALIAAQAPRQHSGYALGTLATGVTAGTLIGPLLGGVLAEFLGIRQVFLLVGLILFICSLLTIFFVKEKFEPIEKADVMPTKEVFKQSKSIQIMLGLFVTSMIIQISAQSVAPILALYIRHLGQTDNLLFVSGVIVSALGFSSLLSSSRLGKLGDRIGNHRLLLSALFYSFTLYLLCALAQTVLQLGIFRFLYGFGVGALMPSINSLLTRITPKEGISRIFSYNQMFSNFGQVLGPFIGSTVAVHLGYRAVFYVTSLVVFANFLWSLFNFRTYLKVKEIR is encoded by the coding sequence ATAGCCTGGCTGGGTAATTTTTTTACCGGGGCAAGCTTTTCACTGGTCATGCCTTTTATGGCTTTGTATGTTGAAAATTTAGGTGTTCCTAAAGATCAGGTTGAGTGGTATACGGGTTTAGCTGTATCACTCTCCGCTCTGGCCTCTGCTTTAGTGGCTCCTGTCTGGGGGCGTCTGGCGGATAGATATGGGCGGAAACCCATGATGATTCGGGCTAGTTTAGTTATGACTTTTACTATGGGAGGATTGGCCTTTGTCCCCAATGTTTTACTTTTGCTCTTGCTGCGGCTTTTAAACGGGATATTTGCCGGTTATGTGCCTAATGCAACCGCTCTGATAGCAGCACAGGCTCCGAGGCAGCATTCAGGCTATGCTCTTGGAACTTTAGCAACCGGTGTTACGGCTGGGACTTTGATCGGTCCTTTGCTTGGCGGTGTTTTAGCAGAGTTTTTGGGTATCCGTCAGGTCTTTTTGCTTGTTGGCCTTATTTTGTTCATCTGCAGTCTGCTGACAATCTTTTTTGTTAAGGAAAAATTTGAGCCTATTGAAAAAGCTGATGTCATGCCAACAAAAGAAGTGTTTAAACAGAGTAAAAGTATACAAATCATGCTGGGACTGTTTGTGACCAGTATGATTATCCAAATTTCAGCTCAGTCGGTTGCGCCGATTTTGGCGCTCTATATCCGCCATTTAGGTCAGACTGACAATCTGCTTTTTGTTTCAGGGGTAATTGTTTCTGCTTTAGGTTTCTCCAGTTTGCTCAGCAGTTCGCGGCTGGGAAAGCTAGGGGACCGTATTGGCAATCATCGGCTTTTATTATCAGCGCTTTTCTACAGTTTCACTCTCTATCTCCTCTGTGCGCTTGCACAGACGGTGCTGCAGCTGGGGATTTTTCGTTTTTTATATGGTTTCGGTGTAGGAGCTTTAATGCCTAGTATCAATTCGTTATTAACGAGAATCACTCCTAAAGAAGGTATTTCCAGAATTTTTTCTTATAATCAAATGTTTAGCAATTTCGGTCAAGTTCTGGGTCCTTTTATCGGTTCAACTGTAGCCGTGCATTTGGGCTACCGTGCCGTGTTTTATGTGACCAGCCTAGTCGTTTTCGCTAATTTTTTGTGGAGCCTCTTCAATTTTAGAACATATTTAAAGGTTAAAGAAATAAGGTGA
- the coaE gene encoding dephospho-CoA kinase (Dephospho-CoA kinase (CoaE) performs the final step in coenzyme A biosynthesis.), which produces MSKVIGITGGIASGKTTVVEEIRRAGYKVIDADQVVHDLQAKGGRLYKILVDWLGEGILNDNGELDRLKLAELIFSSPHYLKKSAQLQNPVIRQELSRRCEQMAQTENIFFMDIPLLIEQDYIDWFDEIWLVYVEKGTQIQRLMARNGYSQEEANKRLASQMPLIEKVAYADAVIDNNGRLENLQKQVAQLLKRCANVS; this is translated from the coding sequence ATGAGCAAAGTTATTGGGATTACAGGCGGGATTGCTTCAGGAAAAACAACTGTTGTTGAAGAGATTCGCAGGGCCGGCTACAAGGTCATCGATGCCGATCAAGTCGTGCATGATTTACAGGCTAAAGGCGGCCGGCTCTATAAGATTTTAGTGGACTGGCTGGGGGAAGGAATCTTGAATGATAATGGAGAACTTGACCGGTTGAAGCTTGCCGAGTTGATTTTTTCCAGTCCGCATTATTTAAAAAAATCCGCTCAGCTGCAGAACCCGGTTATCCGTCAGGAATTATCCAGACGATGTGAGCAGATGGCTCAGACAGAAAATATTTTTTTTATGGATATTCCGCTTTTGATTGAGCAGGATTACATAGACTGGTTTGATGAAATTTGGCTGGTTTATGTTGAAAAAGGTACCCAAATTCAGCGGCTGATGGCGCGAAATGGCTACAGCCAAGAAGAAGCAAACAAACGTCTTGCTTCGCAGATGCCTTTAATAGAAAAAGTAGCCTATGCTGATGCAGTGATTGACAATAACGGCCGTTTAGAAAATCTGCAGAAACAGGTAGCTCAACTCTTAAAGCGTTGCGCAAACGTCAGTTAG
- the mutM gene encoding DNA-formamidopyrimidine glycosylase, with protein MPELPEVETVRRGLERLVAGRSISSVEVSVPKMVKTNLDIFKLALLGETVRRVRRRGKYLIFDFDKQILISHLRMEGKYLLFSEDIPDNKHFHIFFGLDDGSTLVYQDVRKFGTFELLPRSGENAYFEQKRIGPEPTESDFKLLPFERGLKISKKFVKPLLLEQKLVAGLGNIYADEVLWAAQIHPERPAVKLKKTEIKRLHDEIIRILQLGIDKGGSTIRTYRNALGEDGTMQEYLQVYGRTGEPCMRCGQPIEKIKVGGRGSHFCPQCQKR; from the coding sequence ATGCCTGAATTACCGGAAGTAGAAACAGTTAGACGCGGCTTAGAGCGGCTGGTTGCCGGCCGCTCTATTTCCAGTGTTGAAGTCAGCGTTCCAAAGATGGTTAAAACAAATTTGGATATTTTTAAACTGGCTTTATTAGGAGAAACTGTCCGTAGGGTGAGACGGCGCGGGAAGTATCTCATCTTTGATTTTGATAAGCAGATTCTGATTTCTCATCTGAGAATGGAAGGGAAATATCTTCTTTTTTCTGAGGACATTCCTGACAATAAACATTTTCATATTTTCTTTGGCCTAGATGACGGTTCAACCTTGGTTTATCAAGATGTAAGGAAGTTTGGGACTTTTGAACTGCTGCCTAGGTCTGGGGAGAATGCCTATTTTGAACAGAAAAGAATAGGCCCTGAGCCGACTGAATCCGATTTTAAACTTCTGCCTTTTGAACGAGGGCTGAAGATTTCCAAAAAGTTTGTTAAGCCGCTCCTTTTAGAGCAAAAGCTGGTGGCAGGGCTGGGAAATATCTATGCAGATGAGGTGCTCTGGGCAGCTCAAATTCACCCTGAGAGGCCGGCTGTTAAGCTGAAAAAAACCGAAATCAAGCGGCTGCATGACGAAATTATTCGTATTTTACAGCTGGGTATCGATAAGGGCGGCTCAACGATTAGAACCTACCGGAACGCTCTGGGGGAAGACGGTACCATGCAGGAATATTTACAGGTCTACGGCAGAACCGGTGAGCCTTGTATGCGCTGCGGGCAGCCGATTGAAAAGATAAAAGTGGGAGGACGGGGCAGTCATTTCTGTCCCCAATGTCAAAAGCGATGA
- a CDS encoding DUF664 domain-containing protein, with protein sequence MSYLDMLIESVDRAVERFERLFEGVDTDQANAFPAQEVSAQLKSMTWLAWHTAREMDLQIADLAHLEPIWFSQAWKEKFSLDLPDDTPDWKHTLEEAQRVQVDDLGLVLDYLKAAAEFTKDYLKSLNEDSLDDVIDESWTPAVTRGARLVSIIDDAAMHSGQVIYARRLLGLKD encoded by the coding sequence ATGTCTTATTTAGATATGTTGATAGAGAGTGTTGATCGTGCTGTAGAGCGTTTTGAACGCTTATTTGAGGGGGTGGACACTGATCAGGCTAATGCTTTTCCGGCTCAGGAAGTCTCGGCTCAATTAAAGTCAATGACTTGGCTGGCTTGGCATACAGCCCGTGAGATGGATTTGCAGATTGCAGACTTAGCCCACCTTGAGCCGATTTGGTTTAGTCAGGCTTGGAAAGAAAAGTTCAGTCTGGATTTGCCGGATGATACGCCGGACTGGAAGCATACACTTGAGGAGGCTCAAAGGGTCCAGGTAGACGATTTAGGTCTTGTGCTTGATTACTTAAAGGCAGCAGCTGAATTTACCAAAGATTACCTCAAATCGCTCAATGAAGACAGCCTGGATGATGTGATTGATGAAAGCTGGACACCGGCTGTTACTAGAGGAGCCCGGCTGGTTTCCATTATTGACGATGCTGCTATGCATTCAGGTCAGGTCATTTACGCCAGACGTCTCCTTGGTTTAAAGGATTGA
- a CDS encoding alpha/beta fold hydrolase, whose protein sequence is MVNRAELFIKEKGQHNAQTILFLHASGSSSRMWQQHMAALARDFHCLAVDLPGHGMSRNRDWTTFDDTTEILAGIIKSKAHGRVHLVGLSLGACLALKLLESHAWLIDKAIIDGAAHEPIKGYRKVIAGVFVMSLLKNTKFIARLMTGMMQKDGASEQSCRIFVEDLQRASRKSFRRAMTQANRLKLNLAFDNPVLFLSGSKESETIQASHQLLAVQHPLSQCAYYPGKGHAWLFSDPDTHIQAVSYFLQGGIFPASLQTF, encoded by the coding sequence ATGGTGAATAGGGCTGAACTGTTTATCAAAGAAAAGGGGCAGCACAATGCACAGACCATTCTTTTTCTGCATGCTTCAGGCTCAAGCAGCCGAATGTGGCAGCAGCATATGGCTGCATTAGCAAGAGACTTTCATTGCCTTGCTGTTGATTTGCCGGGGCACGGTATGAGCCGAAATAGGGACTGGACTACTTTTGATGATACAACAGAGATTCTTGCGGGCATTATTAAAAGTAAGGCGCACGGCAGAGTACATCTTGTTGGTTTGTCATTAGGAGCCTGCCTTGCTTTGAAACTGCTGGAAAGTCATGCCTGGCTGATTGACAAAGCTATTATCGACGGTGCTGCGCATGAACCGATTAAAGGTTACCGCAAAGTGATCGCTGGTGTCTTTGTTATGTCACTGCTGAAAAATACTAAATTTATTGCTCGTCTTATGACAGGTATGATGCAGAAAGACGGTGCATCAGAACAAAGCTGCCGCATTTTTGTTGAAGATTTACAAAGGGCTTCGCGAAAGTCATTTCGGCGGGCTATGACTCAGGCCAATCGCTTGAAATTAAACTTGGCCTTTGATAATCCCGTTCTCTTCCTTTCGGGCAGCAAAGAATCTGAAACTATACAGGCATCGCATCAGCTGCTGGCCGTACAGCATCCGCTGAGCCAATGTGCTTATTATCCCGGTAAGGGGCATGCTTGGCTGTTCAGCGACCCGGATACCCATATTCAGGCTGTCTCTTATTTTTTGCAAGGGGGTATCTTTCCGGCTAGTTTGCAAACCTTTTGA
- the era gene encoding GTPase Era has translation MSFKSGFVAILGRPNVGKSTFLNHVLGQKVAIMSDKAQTTRNKIMGIYTTADEQIVFIDTPGIHKPKTALGNFMVEAAYSTLREVETVLFMVPADEQRGKGDNMIIERLKAADIPVILVINKIDKVHPDQLLEKIDDFKGQMDFQEIVPISALQGNNVETLLDLLKGRLEEGVQYFPADQITDHPERFLVSEMIREKVLHLTREEVPHSVAVVIESIQRDNDTDKIHIRATIMVERDSQKGIIIGKKGGMLKKIGQMARRDIEIMLGEKVYLETWVKVKKNWRDKKLDLADFGYNKKDY, from the coding sequence ATGAGTTTTAAATCAGGATTTGTAGCTATTTTAGGCCGCCCAAATGTTGGAAAGTCAACTTTTTTGAATCATGTTTTGGGTCAGAAAGTTGCGATTATGAGCGATAAAGCGCAAACAACCCGCAACAAAATTATGGGAATCTATACGACTGCAGACGAGCAGATTGTTTTCATCGATACCCCGGGCATCCACAAACCCAAAACGGCTTTGGGGAATTTTATGGTGGAGGCAGCTTACAGTACCTTGAGAGAAGTAGAGACGGTTCTGTTTATGGTTCCTGCAGATGAGCAGCGCGGCAAGGGCGACAATATGATCATAGAACGTCTGAAAGCAGCTGACATTCCTGTTATCTTAGTCATCAATAAAATTGATAAGGTCCATCCGGATCAGCTGCTGGAAAAAATTGATGATTTCAAAGGTCAGATGGATTTTCAGGAGATTGTGCCGATTTCAGCTCTTCAAGGGAATAATGTTGAAACACTGTTAGATTTGCTGAAAGGACGGCTCGAAGAGGGGGTTCAGTATTTTCCTGCAGATCAGATTACCGATCATCCAGAACGTTTTTTAGTTTCCGAAATGATTCGCGAGAAGGTTCTTCACCTGACCCGCGAAGAAGTACCGCATTCAGTAGCAGTTGTTATTGAATCAATACAAAGAGACAATGACACAGATAAGATTCATATTCGTGCAACGATTATGGTTGAACGGGACAGCCAAAAAGGCATTATTATCGGGAAAAAAGGCGGAATGCTTAAGAAAATCGGGCAAATGGCCCGCCGGGATATTGAAATAATGCTGGGTGAAAAGGTTTATTTAGAGACCTGGGTCAAAGTTAAGAAAAACTGGCGGGATAAGAAGCTTGATTTAGCTGACTTTGGTTATAATAAGAAAGACTATTGA